In Triticum aestivum cultivar Chinese Spring chromosome 5B, IWGSC CS RefSeq v2.1, whole genome shotgun sequence, the following proteins share a genomic window:
- the LOC123110055 gene encoding HIPL1 protein, which produces MPTPPAAGRSLVLHCCCCLILLVLLPACHAFPLCTDHRAPLPLNGTLAFCGNAGAGASCCDAAADKALRDQLQAANVSDAACAAVLKSLLCAKCNPYSAELFDAGPKLRTIPFLCNSASSATSAHQSKQSTVQDYCKLVWDTCKDATMRNSPFQPPLQGGGRLPSSSSKLTDAWQSESDFCTSFGGAPSNRSVCFSGSTVSFNATQPSASPKGVCLERINNGSYAYLNMVPHPDGSNRVFLGTQAGKIVLATVPDQGSGGTLQFSEAGLFVDLTDQVHFDSTFGLMGMAFHPDFATNGRFFASYNCDRTKSPSCSGRCSCNSDVGCDPSKLGTDNGAQPCQYQVVVSEYSAKGSSSNVSEVTSADPTEVKRIFTMGLPYTNNHGGQILFGPTDGYLYLMMGDGGQKGDPFNFAQNKKSLLGKIMRLDIDSTPGLGKVTNQSLWGNYSIPKDNPFSEDSGLAPEIWALGVRNPWRCSFDLDRPSYFYCADTGQDQYEEVDLISKAGNYGWRIYEGPLVYNPPWTPGGNTSLKSVNVIPPIMGYSHSDVNKNIGSASIMGGYVYRGSTDPCLYGRYLYADLYASAMWTGTETPEGSGNYTSSLISFSCSKNSPIPCDSAAGSPLPSLGYIYSFGEDNNKDIYVLASKGVYRVVRPSLCSYTCPTEKPETNNGKAPAGPSSNAPAAMGMGMKTGALLLSAATSFVLMR; this is translated from the exons ATGCCGACGCCTCCTGCCGCCGGCCGGAGCCTCGTCCTCCACTGTTGCTGCTGCCTGATCTTGCTTGTCCTCCTCCCCGCCTGCCACGCCTTCCCGCTCTGCACCGACCACA GGGCGCCGCTGCCGCTCAACGGGACGCTCGCCTTCTGCGGCAACGCCGGCGCCGGGGCCAGCTGCTGCGACGccgccgccgacaaggccctgcgGGACCAGCTCCAAGCCGCCAACGTCTCCGACGCCGCCTGCGCCGCCGTCCTCAAGTCCCTCCTCTGCGCG AAATGCAATCCCTATTCGGCTGAGCTGTTCGACGCCGGGCCGAAGCTCCGAACAATCCCTTTCCTGTGCAACTCCGCCTCCTCGGCGACCTCTGCTCATCAGTCCAAGCAATCAACAGTACAGGACTACTGCAAGCTTGTCTGGGACACCTGCAAGGACGCAACGATGCGCAATTCTCCCTTCCAGCCTCCCCTGCAAGGAGGTGGGAGGCTGCCTAGCTCATCGTCGAAGCTCACCGATGCCTGGCAGTCCGAGAGCGACTTCTGCACGTCGTTCGGTGGCGCGCCCAGCAACCGATCCGTGTGCTTCAGCGGGAGCACGGTGTCGTTTAACGCTACCCAGCCTTCGGCGTCTCCTAAAGGGGTATGCCTAGAGAGGATTAACAACGGGTCCTACGCCTACCTCAACATGGTTCCTCACCCTGATGGGTCCAACAGGGTCTTCCTGGGCACCCAAGCCGGGAAGATAGTGCTGGCAACCGTCCCGGATCAGGGGTCCGGCGGCACGCTGCAGTTCAGCGAGGCGGGCCTGTTTGTCGACCTGACTGACCAGGTGCATTTCGACTCGACGTTCGGGCTCATGGGCATGGCGTTTCACCCCGACTTCGCGACCAACGGGCGCTTCTTCGCATCCTACAACTGTGACAGGACAAAGTCACCCAGCTGTTCTGGTAGGTGTTCATGCAATTCTGATGTTGGCTGTGACCCCTCCAAGCTTGGCACCGATAACGGCGCCCAACCATGCCAGTATCAGGTCGTTGTGTCAGAATATTCTGCTAAAGGCTCATCGTCAAATGTTTCTGAG GTTACATCTGCCGATCCAACTGAAGTCAAAAGGATTTTTACTATGGGGTTGCCTTATACAAATAACCATGGAGGTCAGATTCTTTTTGGACCTACGGATGGATACCTCTATCTCATGATGGGTGACGGTGGACAGAAAGGAGACCCTTTTAATTTTGCGCAGAACAAAAAGTCGCTTCTGGGGAAAATTATGAGGCTTGACATCGACAGTACACCGG GACTCGGTAAAGTCACTAACCAGAGCTTATGGGGTAACTATTCCATTCCAAAAGACAACCCGTTCTCCGAGGATAGTGGCTTGGCACCAGAAATTTGGGCATTGGGTGTTAGAAACCCTTGGAGATGCAGCTTTGATCTTGACAGGCCTTCCTACTTCTACTGTGCAGATACTGGTCAG GACCAATACGAAGAGGTTGATTTGATCTCCAAGGCCGGAAACTATGGATGGCGTATATATGAGGGTCCATTGGTGTACAATCCACCGTGGACGCCTGGAGGAAACACATCACTCAAGTCCGTAAATGTCATTCCTCCTATTATGGGATACAGCCATTCTGATGTCAATAAAAACATTGGATCTGCGTCGATCATGGGTGGCTATGTCTACCGAGGATCCACCGACCCCTGCCTGTATGGAAG GTACCTGTATGCTGACCTTTACGCATCAGCCATGTGGACTGGCACGGAGACCCCGGAGGGCAGTGGGAACTACACCTCCAGTCTGATCTCCTTCAGCTGCTCCAAGAACTCTCCCATCCCCTGTGACAGCGCCGCTGGGAGCCCTCTCCCATCGCTCGGTTACATATATTCCTTCGGCGAGGATAACAACAAGGACATCTATGTCTTGGCAAGCAAAGGCGTCTACCGGGTTGTCCGGCCGAGCCTCTGCAGCTACACTTGCCCGACAGAGAAACCTGAGACGAACAATGGGAAGGCACCTGCCGGTCCTTCATCAAACGCGCCAGCAGCAATGGGAATGGGCATGAAAACAGGAGCTCTATTGCTGTCTGCCGCCACGTCCTTTGTTTTGATGAGATAG